A region from the Devosia lucknowensis genome encodes:
- a CDS encoding ASCH domain-containing protein: MSDATSSDKQIRFSFGDSPELADRLLALVLAGKKTATCGALRDHSNGGDPMPEVGRRDIVLNGAGEQACVIETLSVETRRFDDIGANFTDREGEGPYAEWRAGHEAYFARNGGFAPDMEIVCETFRLVSVLPAGREVYDRVATPIFIVTDIESDGPTPLHNSMLSFASVAIEADGTRHGEFEAVLTQRPDRTTNETTMAWWATQPDAWKAANEGAEDPAVVMPRFADWVESLPGPKVFVAAPMIFDGLWMDHYLDAYAGTRALSGPFKGRQIFRGGGICLYTMAGTLRGASYLDWGMSKLPAEFYGHIAHTHRAIDDARGFANVLVELFKISSALPPITGSKSDFR; this comes from the coding sequence ATGTCCGACGCCACGAGCAGCGACAAGCAGATTCGCTTCAGCTTCGGAGATTCTCCGGAGCTGGCCGATCGTCTGCTCGCGCTGGTGCTGGCGGGGAAGAAGACCGCGACCTGCGGGGCGTTGCGCGATCATAGCAATGGCGGGGACCCGATGCCCGAGGTGGGGCGCCGGGACATCGTGCTCAACGGCGCAGGCGAACAGGCCTGCGTAATCGAGACGCTGTCTGTCGAGACGCGGCGCTTTGACGACATCGGAGCCAATTTCACCGATCGCGAGGGCGAAGGCCCCTATGCCGAATGGCGCGCGGGGCACGAGGCTTACTTCGCCCGCAACGGCGGCTTCGCACCGGACATGGAGATCGTCTGCGAAACGTTCCGGCTCGTGTCGGTGCTGCCTGCGGGCCGTGAGGTCTATGATCGCGTCGCCACCCCGATCTTCATTGTCACCGACATCGAGTCGGACGGACCGACGCCGCTCCATAATTCCATGCTGAGCTTTGCCTCCGTCGCCATAGAAGCCGACGGGACGCGACATGGCGAATTCGAAGCCGTGCTGACGCAGCGCCCGGACCGCACGACCAATGAGACCACAATGGCGTGGTGGGCGACCCAGCCCGATGCCTGGAAGGCCGCGAACGAGGGCGCCGAGGATCCGGCGGTGGTCATGCCGCGTTTTGCAGACTGGGTTGAAAGCCTGCCCGGCCCAAAAGTCTTTGTGGCCGCGCCGATGATCTTCGATGGTCTCTGGATGGACCATTATCTCGACGCCTATGCCGGCACGCGCGCCCTTTCCGGGCCGTTCAAGGGTCGCCAGATCTTCCGGGGTGGCGGCATTTGCCTCTACACCATGGCCGGAACATTGCGCGGCGCATCCTATCTGGACTGGGGCATGAGCAAGCTGCCGGCCGAGTTCTATGGCCATATCGCCCACACCCATCGCGCCATCGACGACGCTCGCGGCTTCGCAAATGTGCTCGTCGAACTGTTCAAAATATCATCTGCGCTGCCGCCGATTACAGGCAGCAAGAGCGACTTCCGCTAA